The following proteins come from a genomic window of Sorex araneus isolate mSorAra2 chromosome 1, mSorAra2.pri, whole genome shotgun sequence:
- the TES gene encoding testin — MDLESKVKKMGLGHEQGFGAPCFKCKEKCEGFELHFWRKICRNCKCGQEEHDVLLSNEEDRKVGKLFEDTKYTTLIAKLKSDGIPMYKRNVMILTNPVAAKKNVSSNTVTYEWAPPVQNQALARQYMQMLPKEKQPVAGSEGAQYRKKQLAKQLPAHDQDPSKCHELSPKEVKEMQQFVKKYKSEALGVGDVKLPRDMGAQGPNRVHIPGGDRSTTAPVGSIEDKSAEHKKTQYFCYCCKLSMKEGDPAVYAERAGYNKLWHPACFVCSTCHELLVDMIYFWKNGKLFCGRHYCDSEKPRCAGCDELIFSNEYTQAENQNWHLKHFCCFDCDNVLAGEIYVMVDNRPVCKPCYVKNHAVVCQGCHNAIDPEVQRVTYNNFSWHASTECFLCSCCSKCLIGQKFMPVEGMVFCSVECKRMMS; from the exons GAAAATATGTCGTAACTGCAAGTGTGGCCAAGAAGAGCACGATGTCCTTCTGAGCAATGAAGAGGATCGCAAAGTGGGGAAGCTTTTTGAAGACACCAAGTATACTACCCTCATTGCAAAACTGAAATCAGATGGAATTCCCATGTATAAACGTAATGTCATGATACTGACCAATCCAGTGGCAGCCAAGAAGAATGTGTCCAGCAATACAGTCACTTATGAATGGGCACCTCCTGTCCAGAATCAAGCATTG GCCAGGCAGTACATGCAGATGCTGCCCAAGGAGAAGCAGCCCGTGGCGGGCTCCGAGGGGGCACAGTACCGGAAGAAGCAGCTGGCGAAACAGCTTCCTGCGCATGACCAGGACCCTTCCAAGTGCCACGAGTTGTCTCCCAAGGAGGTGAAGGAGATGCAGCAGTTTGTGAAGAAGTACAAGAGCGAGGCTCTGGGCGTGGGGGATGTGAAACTGCCCCGGGACATGGGTGCCCAAGGCCCCAACAGAGTGCACATCCCCGGCGGGGACAGAAGCACCACGGCACCAGTGGGGTCCATCGAGGACAAATCAGCCGAGCACAAAAAAACTCAGTAT TTCTGCTACTGCTGCAAGCTGAGCATGAAGGAGGGCGACCCCGCCGTCTATGCGGAAAGGGCAGGCTACAACAAACTCTGGCACCCAGCTTGCTTCGTCTGCAGCACCTGCCATGAACTCCTGGTGGACATGATTTATTTCTGGAAGAACGGGAAGctcttctgtggcaggcattACTGTGACAGTGAGAAACCACGCTGTGCTGGCTGCGACGAG CTGATATTCAGCAATGAGTACACCCAGGCGGAGAACCAAAATTGGCACCTGAAGCACTTCTGCTGCTTTGACTGCGACAACGTCCTCGCAGGGGAAATCTACGTGATGGTCGACAACAGGCCCGTGTGCAAACCCTGCTACGTGAAGAACCATGCCGTG GTATGTCAAGGATGCCACAATGCAATTGATCCCGAAGTGCAGAGGGTGACCTATAACAATTTCAGCTGGCACGCGTCCACAGAGTGCTTCCTGTGCTCCTGCTGCAGCAAGTGCCTCATAGGGCAGAAGTTCATGCCAGTAGAAGGGATGGTTTTCTGTTCAGTGGAGTGCAAGAGGATGATGTCTTAA